The sequence ACAACGGTTTCTTCGCGGTTGAGAATGCCATCCCGCAGGAAATGGTCGATAGGTTGGTCGCCGCTGTCGATCGAGTCGGGGCAGAGCATCTGGGCAAAGACGGACTGCCGCCCGATGCGAAATTCAACCTCCTCGATTTTGTCGGCAGAGATGATAGCTTCATCGAATTGCTTGACTGGCACACAACATTTCCGAAAGTCTGGGGAATTTTAGGGTGGAACATCAAACTCTACCATTCACATCTGATTGTGCTACCGCCACTGCCGCCGGAAGAGCGCGATGAATCCAAACGCCTCGGGTGGCACCAAGATAGTGGAAGACTCAATTTTGAATTGGAGGGCGAGCCACGACCGCGCATATCGTTGAAGGTGGCATTCTTCCTCACCGATACATCCGTGCCGGGACGCGGTAACTTCTCCGTAGTCCCCGGTAGCCAAAAATCGAATACATTGGAAATGCCCGATGATCCTACAGCCGATCCCGAAGGGGCGATCTCTGTATTTGCTAAACCAGGCACAGCCGTCTTTTTCGATCGTAGGCTCTGGCATGCCGCAGGGCGCAACAGCTCCGACACCGTCCGCAAGGTCCTCTTCTACGGCTACAGTTACCGCTGGTTGCAACCGCGCGACGACATGACCGTGGAACATTACATGGAAGGCTCCGACCCGATTCGTCAACAGATTTTGGGTAAAAGCACAGGTGGACACGGCTTCACATCCCCCAGTGAAAAGGACGTCCCACTTCGCGCCTGGATTCAGGAAAACCTCGGTTCTGACGCAGTCGCGCGCTAACATAAAGACACAACGGGCGGGCAACGCTGCTCGCCCTTCATTCTGCCTTAGATGCTCATCCCCTTAAAAAACTAAAATCCCACATTTTTTTGGCAATTCTAAAAAAGAAAATTGTATACTTTTATAATTCAAGTTGCTATCTAATACTAAAGTTTGGACGATTTGTGTCGGTTCGCCATTGCGTTTTTCAGTATCGTTCGTATTTTTCTACGAGTTTGGTGTTTCGCCGTAACGTGAAAAAAATCTATTTACGTTCGACTCGCGTTCGTATAAACATAGCACTCCGCTGGAGTGCGTTTCCCTCTGTATCCTTTTTCTATAGACATATCACCCCTACGGGGTGTGGCTTTCGATATTCAGTGGGTCTCGACAATACAGATGGTGCTTCTCTTTTTATCGTAAAGGTTCGGTCAATACTATCGCCTGCAGGTCTCGACAATACAGATGGTGCTTCTCTTTGCTCCAGCGGAGCAATATGTCTATAGCAACTTCGCACCCCGTAGGAGTGCTATTGCCTCGCAGTGAGAGTAGAAAACCGGACATTCAAGAAGCTGCACCCCGTAGGGGTGCTATGTAAATGAACGCGAGTTCCATATAAAAACCTCAAAGAATATCTAAGTACGTCGCAAGTCGTAGACGCTGTTCACATCCGCGCATGCAGTAAACTCTTAAAGCGGACGCACGTTGCATATATTGCATACAATTTTCTAATATGGATAGGAGTTGCCAGTTTTCATGAAGCCGTTTTTTTGCCTACTAACAGTCCTTTGGATCCCCGCATTTGCCTTTTCCCAGACAGGCACAATTCAGGGCACTGTTTATAGCAACAGTACAAAAGAACCATTAGCAGAGGTAGAAGTTTTTATCGTTGAAATCGACACACGTCAGAAAACCGATGAAAATGGAAAGTTCGTTTTCAGTACGATTCCCCCAGGAACCTATACTTTAATTACCACAGTGCCCGATACCGAGTTGTCGCAACGCACCTCCGTCGTTGTTACAGCAGAAGAGACACTAACACCTGAAATCTATGTCAAAACAACACAGTATCGTCTTGAAGAGGTCGAGGTAACCGGCGAAAGTGCCCCAAAGACTGTTAGTAAAAAAAGCCTCCAGTCACAGGAAATTACACGCCTCCCCGGAACAGCCGGTGATGCCCTTCGCGCGCTTCCAGCGATCCCCGGCATCGGTGTCGCAAACGATTTTAGCGGTGCCCTCTATATCCGCGGCGGCTCCGATGAAGATAACCTCTACTATTTCGACCGGGTGCCCGTCGGTTACCCCTACCACTTTGGTGGGCTCGTCTCCTCCTTGAGTTCCGAGATCATCGATCGGATTGATGTCTACGCCGGCGGCTACGGTGCCGAGTACGGGGTCGATTCCCAAGCCGTAATTGACATCTATTCGCAAGACAGCAGTCCCGCAGATTTACGTGGAAAATTTAATCTCAACCTCCTTTTTTCAGAGGGGTTGCTTCAAGGCAAGGTCGGCGAAAAAGGCTACTGGTATGCCGCCGGACGCAGGAGTTACATCGACCTTTTCATCGGATCCCTCTCATTTGAAACGGGTGCCATCACCGCTTTTCCGCGTTTTTGGGACTATCAACTAAAGGCAGGCTACGATTTCAACGAAAAGCATCAACTCTTCTTTAATCTCTTTGCTTCCGGGGATCGGTTCGCCCTGAAGTTGGATGGCGAAGATGTAGACACAGATTTTCAAGGAAACGTGAGTTTTGAAAGCGGTTTTGAGGGAGGCGGGCTCCATCTTCGCTCCTTCCTGACGGAACGGCTTACCTCCTATCTATCACTGACCCGTTCAAAATTCCTATTTGACGTCAATTTCGGTCCAACACTCTCACTTGAAATTGATGCACCAGACTATATTCTTCGCGAAGATATCATCTATGAGCTAAACCCGAAGCACCGACTCGAATCTGGGTTAATCCTCGGATTTGAACCCGGGCAGGTTACAGGAACCTTCGCTCGAATCCCTGATGAAGGTGAAGCCGACTATGACATCCGGATCGAGGAAAGAGTCGACCTTGACGAGTCGGTACGTGGACAACGCCTTGAAGCCTATTTGCAAGACAGATACGCCCTACTACCGTTTTTATCCGTTGTGTTCGGACTACGGTTTGACTATTTCAACCGCATCGATCAACTGTCTGTCCAGCCGCGCGGCAGTGTACTCGTGGAACTCCCCAACAGTTCCCAACTCCAATTCGCTTACGGGGTTTACAATCAGACCCCGCTCCCCCCACAACTCTCGCCCAGTATTGGTAACCCCGCCTTGAAGTCGAGTCGAGCAAGTCATTACATCCTTGAACTTAAACGGCAACTCTCCCAAGATACAGAAATCAAAATGGCAGCCTATTACAAAAACCTTGCCGGCTTGGTGACCGTTGACGAAGAAGCGGCTTATCTCAACCAAGGGGTCGGTTATGCGCAAGGCACCGAGATTTTCCTGCGACACCGCCGTGGGGATCAATTTTTTGGGTGGATCTCTTACGCGTACGCCCTCTCAAAACGCCGCGACCGCCCTGGCGAACCCTATCGTCCCTATTCCTTTGATCAAACCCATGTCGCCACGCTCGCCGCGAGTTACAACCTGACCCCTACATGGGAGATTGGCGCGAAATGGCAATACCGCACCGGCAACCCCTATACGCCTGTTAAAGACGCTACGAAAGCACTCGACCCAAGAGGGAACGGACGCCCTATTTATATCCCTATCTATGCGGAAACCTACTCCGACCGATTGCCGCCTTATCACAGGTTGGACCTGCGTGTCAGTAAAACCTTCCAGTTTACAGGATGGAAGTTAGGGGTCTTCTTGGAACTCCTAAATGCCTATAACCGGGAGAATTTGCTTGATTACAGATACACATATACCGACGACTTTGAATCAGGAGGCGTTAACATCGAGCGGGAAGATGCGAACCAGTTGCCTATCCTTCCTTATCTGGGGATTACAGCGGAATTTTAAACGTTTTTCCCGAGGAGACAAAAACCTGAACCAAATATTAATCCTCCTTATTCTCATACTACCATTCAGTGCCTTCGGACAGACCGATGATGGTGATAGCAGTGAGTCAGATCCAACACAAGATACAGATTCGCGTCCCGCTGCTACGTTAGAGGCAATAATAGTCGAGGCAGAGCGATTCGAAAAAAGACCGCAACGGACATTGAGCGGAGACCAACTCAGACGCGCAACAGGCAGTGCCGGTGATGCGATTCGCGGGATAACCCGACTTCCAAGCGTCGGGACGGTTAACGACTTTATGGGTGCCCTTTCCATAAGAGGGGGTGCACCAGCGGATAATCTGTTCTACTTCGATCGATTGCCGTTAGGATACCCGTATCACCTCCTCGGAATTGTGTCAGTGGTGAGCTCCGAAGTCA comes from Candidatus Poribacteria bacterium and encodes:
- a CDS encoding phytanoyl-CoA dioxygenase family protein, producing MNPLCLEHCLTETEKQQFEDNGFFAVENAIPQEMVDRLVAAVDRVGAEHLGKDGLPPDAKFNLLDFVGRDDSFIELLDWHTTFPKVWGILGWNIKLYHSHLIVLPPLPPEERDESKRLGWHQDSGRLNFELEGEPRPRISLKVAFFLTDTSVPGRGNFSVVPGSQKSNTLEMPDDPTADPEGAISVFAKPGTAVFFDRRLWHAAGRNSSDTVRKVLFYGYSYRWLQPRDDMTVEHYMEGSDPIRQQILGKSTGGHGFTSPSEKDVPLRAWIQENLGSDAVAR
- a CDS encoding TonB-dependent receptor codes for the protein MKPFFCLLTVLWIPAFAFSQTGTIQGTVYSNSTKEPLAEVEVFIVEIDTRQKTDENGKFVFSTIPPGTYTLITTVPDTELSQRTSVVVTAEETLTPEIYVKTTQYRLEEVEVTGESAPKTVSKKSLQSQEITRLPGTAGDALRALPAIPGIGVANDFSGALYIRGGSDEDNLYYFDRVPVGYPYHFGGLVSSLSSEIIDRIDVYAGGYGAEYGVDSQAVIDIYSQDSSPADLRGKFNLNLLFSEGLLQGKVGEKGYWYAAGRRSYIDLFIGSLSFETGAITAFPRFWDYQLKAGYDFNEKHQLFFNLFASGDRFALKLDGEDVDTDFQGNVSFESGFEGGGLHLRSFLTERLTSYLSLTRSKFLFDVNFGPTLSLEIDAPDYILREDIIYELNPKHRLESGLILGFEPGQVTGTFARIPDEGEADYDIRIEERVDLDESVRGQRLEAYLQDRYALLPFLSVVFGLRFDYFNRIDQLSVQPRGSVLVELPNSSQLQFAYGVYNQTPLPPQLSPSIGNPALKSSRASHYILELKRQLSQDTEIKMAAYYKNLAGLVTVDEEAAYLNQGVGYAQGTEIFLRHRRGDQFFGWISYAYALSKRRDRPGEPYRPYSFDQTHVATLAASYNLTPTWEIGAKWQYRTGNPYTPVKDATKALDPRGNGRPIYIPIYAETYSDRLPPYHRLDLRVSKTFQFTGWKLGVFLELLNAYNRENLLDYRYTYTDDFESGGVNIEREDANQLPILPYLGITAEF